In a single window of the Cryptococcus neoformans var. neoformans JEC21 chromosome 11 sequence genome:
- a CDS encoding protein-vacuolar targeting-related protein, putative, translating into MPDNLIDIPEIRFNGEPQPVFDYHSLDGQSPAICIDNGAHSWRAGFSSSSTPYIDRINMVSRYKERKFGKNVLLFGGDTDADANSRSNARSMFDGDLLIQGDMLECALDFTFCQLGIDTPQIQHPIVMTERLANPLFSRAMTSELLFELYNAPSVAFGVDSLFAFSRQGKKDGLTINLGHQATTIIPIFDGQALVNRSKRIPWGGSQASELMLKLAQLKYPSFPVKVTQSQATFMYRETCYFSTDYDEELRTLEVPANLAAMTKVIQFPYSKTEATEKTEQEIAAALERRKESGKRLQELQAKKRAEKLAATIAELEKYKLLLSERPTMRKADFLTKLSEDTPFDTEAQLESWVKRTEADVRKKQRKDLGLEEEPEEVPTFPLLERPDEELNEDELKEKRRQRLMKGAWDARMKAKEEKRKERERMEEEKRKEEEERETNLAGWAAKLKDQQDAVINRMQARKKRKAQLGDRKSAASQSRMKHIANLAAEEKISKKRKKGEDDDGFGMDDSDWAVYRAMEGEEDSDAEEDDNNLLQSIETRLLQYDPTFTEDQTMLGRAEAKNRLINAFVRGGNSEKFDPEDVRQNHQLHLNIERIRVPEVWFQPSIVGLDTAGVGEVAGWILNGFGEEERKRLMQGIFVTGGGANIPNLIPKLRHVLTPILPFRAPLKVVSSLDGGDPRLEAWRGMAQWSATEEAKQAMVTKAEYDEHGGEWLKEHRWGNVAP; encoded by the exons ATGCCTGACAACCTAATAGACATCCCCGAAATTCGTTTCAATGGGGAACCCCAACCAGTCTTTGACTACCACTCTCTAGACGGACAGTCTCCAGCAATCTGTATCGACAACG GCGCTCATTCATGGAGAGCTGGGTTTAGCTCAAGTTCAACTCCCTATATTGACCGCATCAATATGGTGTCCAGATATAAAGAGCGTAAATTCGGAAAGAACGTCCTGTTGTTCGGCGGAGACACGGATGCCGATGCCAATTCAAGGTCCAATGCCAGATCGATGTTCGATGGAGATTTGTTAATACAGGGAGACATGTTG GAATGTGCTTTGGACTTTACATTTTGTCAGTTAGGGATTGACACTCCTCAAATACAACATCCTATCGTCATGACTGAAAGGCTGGCGAATCCATTGTTCAGTAGAGCTA TGACCTCTGAGCTTCTCTTTGAACTGTATAACGCACCATCAGTAGCATTTGGTGTAGACTCGCTTTTTGCGTTCTCTCGacaaggcaagaaggatggttTAACTATAAATCTCGGTCATCAAGCTACGACAATTATACCCATATTTGATGGTCAAGCCTTGGTTAATCGGTCAAAGCG TATACCATGGGGAGGCTCTCAAGCATCTGAATTGATGCTCAAGCTTGCTCAGCTCAAGtatccatcttttcctgtCAAAGTAACTCAATCCCAAGCTACA TTCATGTATCGCGAGACTTGCTATTTCTCTACCGATTACGATGAGGAATTGCGGACTTTGGAAGTCCCGGCTAATCTTGCCGCTATGACCAAGGTCATTCAGTTCCCTTACAGCAAGACT GAGGCAACTGAGAAAACGGAGCAAGAGATTGCTGCGGCTTTGGAACGACGTAAAGAATCAGGAAAGAGGTTGCAAGAGCTgcaagcgaagaagagagcagAAAAG CTTGCTGCTACCATCGCCGAACTTGAGAAGTAtaagcttcttctctccgaACGGCCCACCATGAGAAAAGCCGATTTCCTCACAAAATTATCGGAAGACACTCCCTTTGACACTGAAGCCCAGTTGGAAAGCTGGGTCAAACGCACAGAAGCCGACGTCCGCAAGAAGCAGCGCAAAGACCTGggattggaagaggagccaGAGGAAGTGCCGACGTTCCCGTTGCTCGAAAGGCCGGATGAGGAGTtaaatgaagatgaattgaaggagaagaggaggcagcGGCTAATGAAGGGCGCATGGGATgcgaggatgaaggcgaaagaggagaagcggaaggaaagagagcgTATG gaagaggaaaagaggaaagaagaagaggaaagagagacgaaCCTAGCTGGCTGGGCGGCGAAGTTGAAAGATCAGCAAGAC GCGGTTATCAACCGTATGCAAGCACgtaagaagaggaaggcgcAACTGGGTGACAGGAAATCTGCGGCATCTCAAAGCAGAATGAAGCACATTGCCAACTTGGCCGcggaagaaaaaataagcaagaagagaaagaagggggaaG atgatgatgggtttGGTATGGATGATTCTGACTGGGCAGTCTATCGTGCAATG gaaggagaggaggattCAGAtgcagaggaagacgatAATAACCTCCTTCAATCCATTGAAACCCGTTTACTACAATACGACCCTACTTTCACAGAAGACCAAACCATGCTAGGGAGAGCAGAAGCCAAAAACAGACTTATCAACGCTTTTGTCCGCGGTGGCAACTCGGAAAAGTTTGATCCCGAAGATGTTCGTCAAAATCATCAACTACACTTGAACATTGAAAGGATCAGAGTACCCGAGGTGTGGTTCCAGCCTAGCATTGTCGGGCTTGATACGGCGGGTGTGGGTGAAGTGGCTGGGTGGATTTTGAATGGTTTcggcgaagaggaaaggaagaggttaATGCAG GGTATCTTTGTCACTGGCGGAGGCGCTAACATCCCGAATTTGATTCCCAAATTACGCCACGTCCTTACGCCTATCCTTCCCTTCCGGGCTCCTTTGAAAGTCGTCTCTTCACTGGATGGAGGTGACCCAAGGTTAGAGGCTTGGAGAGGTATGGCTCAATGGAGTGCCACTGAGGAGGCGAAGCAGGCAATGGTCACGAAGGCAGAGTACGATGAGCATGGTGGAGAGTGGTTGAAAGAGCATCGATGGGGCAATGTGGCTCCATAG
- a CDS encoding exocyst protein, putative, whose amino-acid sequence MSSIPRTSPQDDVRAHITASLCAQRAPDGTPEETLITFLKVYEEDPAGGTKSRYLILAVQRTGRVFIHKAKRNSNLSFSKGKTWYLEDVRVLEVMGPSDFALTMTTRRYHWTTERPKDQTAFLTSVVKVYKEYTHGRLPELINFVPPSTQPQPPSQQQMPPHTGLNEPFPIPRVGNSDLTPPQPFGRSYRANSSSSVNSSQTYGSHYQPSHSESSRGRPSLDDDRSPPSSAGAGAFARLPLSDTGRRPSVGDGRGVMSPRAVGPGNGVGMGPPPAQRKMSDDRAERIGPSALRNVSAASEYDPGAAGDASLRMKKSESDMGVIAEMERERSVLAGDGRKANQSNRIASAPVIREPSSPPPPLPPPPQSTSNPQASEQAKPKPAPPTITTTDLSVPSPGLTTPAAYSSSPASATRPYRRASFHPPPLDTTISRDVLLQSRTGLLPGAAGMTIDESEGDDGVLKNVEEMLEGFDWGMSAGGLGISGEGKKKGADVIENRLLDELTALDSAIIHAFLESDDRTAQVLAHIDEALMELDDIDLQITGYRMQLNAVSDDISYIESQGKGLQVQTSNQQVLLNELRQLLQIVEVPADDLHTLIKEPPSSEQGVKALERAAASLYKALQAGMDTANAEVAATIARMQEYREQSSKFCKRMSDYLDITFQYQADSTLSEFRKNFKKTMALESHQKMGEKLMIYTGLVLYIKEMDDARYQKLCSDYMSRASQLHQSEMRELLTYMASLNVSSGDAGADADFSSAPGANYARPSALQKSKTVIGLGLGNQPKQEKRTGNNVNRAAELYRQAFTQIINQIVIEEDFINAFLRPVDTESTFADYMELDSYFRRQAARHASRARSAGMIQLLRSMMDLIFGFVEVELKNWVEATVEKGPVAIVGIIAVTERLAKEAEEENTSIFFAQLFDKQLLKQRLIMDMFVNKQIKLIEASKTVIKRRKGIIFFVKHFPVFVERVEQQMDGNGDLPIRVKVNEAYERVMTSVFGSLEQLAKMERAETQANEDKGQLNYHVIMIENLHCFVEDVSQIKSMAMAGFLQRAKARYEENVSMYIKLMLRRTFARFIDFFDGVDRLLQSTPANEVSLHHSYNRSALKKILKDHGAKDMRKAVETMSRRVDKHFADDEEPNTSTANTALISIIWKELTKEFAKEILRAQGIVAKSYGDSGLGLEFSAADVEATCKKMK is encoded by the exons ATGTCCTCAATACCCCGTACATCCCCTCAAGACGATGTGCGCGCCCACATTACTGCCTCTCTTTGCGCACAGCGCGCACCAGATGGCACTCCTGAGGAGACACTCATCACTTTCCTCAAGGTGTACGAGGAGGATCCAGCCGGCGGAACAAAGTCCAGATACCTGATACTTGCGG TACAACGAACAGGCAGGGTGTTTATCCACAAGGCCAAGAGAAACAGTAATCTGTCTTTCTCAAAAGGTAAGACGTGGTACTTGGAGGATGTTCGCGTGTTGGAAGTAATGGGG CCATCAGATTTTGCCCTGACAATGACCACACGGCGCTACCACTGGACGACCGAACGCCCCAAAGATCAAACGGCATTTCTTACTTCTGTGGTCAAGGTCTACAAGGAGTACACTCATGGTCGTCTACCCGAACTAATCAATTTTGTTCCTCCTTCAACTCAACCTCAGCCACCCTCTCAACAACAAATGCCTCCTCATACGGGCCTTAATGAAC ccttccccatcccccGAGTGGGCAATTCCGACCTTACGCCCCCTCAACCATTCGGACGCTCATACCGTGCaaactcttcctcatcagtTAACTCTTCACAAACGTACGGTAGTCATTACCAGCCTTCACATTCCGAATCATCTCGGGGACGACCTTCCCTGGATGATGACCGCTCACCGCCGAGTTCGGCGGGTGCAGGCGCCTTTGCTCGTTTGCCGTTGAGCGATACCGGTAGAAGACCTTCtgtgggagatggaagaggagtgATGTCTCCAAGAGCTGTCGGGCCAGGAAATGGAGTGGGAATGGGCCCGCCTCCAGCGCAGAGAAAAATGTCGGACGATAGAGCAGAAAGGATCGGTCCGAGTGCTCTTCGGAACGTATCAGCCGCCTCTGAATACGATCCAGGAGCTGCAGGTGACGCaagtttgaggatgaagaagtctGAGAGTGATATGGGTGTCATtgcagagatggagagggaacGATCAGTATTGGcgggagatgggagaaaAGCAAACCAAAGTAATAGAATAGCCTCAGCTCCCGTCATCCGAGAACCTTCATcgccaccaccgccgcttccaccacctccacaATCTACGTCCAATCCCCAAGCATCAGAACAAGCAAAGCCGAAACCTGCTCCTCcgaccatcaccaccacgGACCTCTCAGTACCGTCTCCCGGGCTCACCACACCTGCCGcctattcttcttctccagcgaGCGCTACCCGTCCATATCGACGAgcctcttttcatcctcccccACTCGACACTACCATCTCTCGTGACGTACTTCTCCAATCACGTACAGGGCTGCTACCAGGAGCTGCGGGTATGACAATAGATGAATcagaaggggatgatgggGTGTTGAAGAATGTTGAGGAGATGCTGGAAGGATTTGATTGGGGGATGAGTGCTGGGGGACTTGGTATAAgtggggaagggaagaagaaaggagcaGACGTCATTGAGAATCGGTTATTGGATGAACTAACTGCTCTGGATTCT GCCATTATTCATGCTTTCTTGGAATCTGATGATAGAACAGCTCAAGTTTTGGCCCATATCGACGAAGCGCTTATGGAGCTGGATGACATTGATTTGCAGATCACCGGATATCGGATGCAGCTCAAC GCTGTATCTGATGACATCTCTTATATCGAGtctcaaggaaaaggccTCCAAGTTCAGACGTCAAACCAACAGGTCCTCCTGAACGAACTTCGTCAACTTTTG CAAATCGTCGAGGTACCTGCGGATGATCTGCATACCCTGATTAAAgagcctccttcttctgaaCAAGGTGTTAAGGCGCTTGAACGGGCCGCGGCGTCCCTATACAAGGCCTTACAAGCCGGTATGGATactg CCAATGCAGAAGTGGCTGCTACTATCGCGAGGATGCAAGAGTACCGTGAGCAGAGCTCCAAGTTTTGTAAGCGGATGTCCGATTATCTCGATATCACGTTCCAGTACCAG GCCGATTCTACTCTATCAGAATTTCGTAAAAACTTCAAGAAAACCATGGCTCTGGAATCTCATCAAAAGATGGGCGAGAAGCTGATGATATATACTGGCCTGGTGCTGTATATCAAAGAAATGGACGATGCGCGATATCAAAAACTTTGTTCA GACTATATGTCAAGAGCCAGTCAGCTGCATCAGTCGGAGATGAGAGAGCTTTTGACGTATATGGCATCACTCAATGTTAGTTCCGGCGATGCTGGTGCGGATGCTG ACTTTTCGAGTGCACCCGGTGCAAATTATGCGAGACCGTCTGCGCTGCAAAAGTCTAAGACGGTTATTGGACTAGGTCTTGGTAATCAACCCAAGCAGGAAAAGCGCACAGGCAACAACGTTAATCGTGCCGCTGAG CTTTACCGCCAAGCCTTTACACAAATCATCAACCAAATCGTAATCGAAGAAGACTTTATCAATGCCTTCCTCCGCCCCGTTGATACCGAATCCACTTTCGCTGATTACATGGAGCTTGACTCTTACTTCCGAAGACAAGCTGCTAGACATGCCAGTAGAGCAAGGTCAGCGGGGATGATACAGTTGTTGAGGTCGATGATGGATCTGATTTTTGGGTTTGTGGAGGTTGAATTGAAGAATTGGGTGGAAGCGACGGTGGAGAAGGGTCCTGT TGCCATTGTGGGGATTATTGCTGTCACAGAGAGGTTAGcaaaagaagcagaggaagaaaacaCTTCCATATTTTTTGCACAGCTCTTTGATAAGCAGCTGTTAAAACAAAGATTGATCATGGATATGTTTGTC AACAAACAAATCAAATTAATCGAAGCTTCGAAGACGGTCATCAAGAGACGCAAAGGTATCATCTTTTTTGTCAAGCATTTCCCTGTCTTTGTAGAGAGAGTAGAGCAACAAATGGACGGCAACGGTGACCTGCCCATTCGGGTCAAGGTGAACGAGGCGTATGAAAGGGTAATGACTTCTGTATTTGGATCGCTTGAGCAGCTggcaaagatggaaagagcgGAGACACAAGCAAATGAAGACAAGGGACAGCTGAACTACCACGTCATCATGATAG AAAACTTGCACTGCTTCGTTGAGGATGTTTCACAAATCAAGTCTATGGCTATGGCTGGCTTTTTGCAACGTGCCAAGGCACGCTATGAAGAGAACGTGTCGATGTACATTAAGCTCATGTTACGGCGAACCTTTGCTCGATTCATC GACTTTTTCGATGGTGTTGATCGCCTGCTTCAAAGCACCCCTGCCAATGAAGTCTCGCTTCATCATTCTTACAATCGCTCGGCTCTTAAAAAGATACTCAAAGACCACGGAGCCAAGGATATGAGAAAGGCAGTGGAGACCATGTCCAGAAGAGTGGACAAGCACTTTGCAGATGACGAAGAACCAAATACATCTACTGCCAATACGGCACTCATCAGTATAATATGGAAGGAGTTGACGAAAGAGTTCGCAAAAGAGATCTTGAGGGCGCAAGGGATTGTTGCGAAGAGCTATGGGGACTCTGGGCTGGGGCTTGAATTTAGCGCTGCGGACGTCGAGGCTACGTGCAAAAAAATGAAGTAG